Proteins encoded together in one Salvelinus namaycush isolate Seneca chromosome 26, SaNama_1.0, whole genome shotgun sequence window:
- the LOC120021129 gene encoding CMP-N-acetylneuraminate-beta-galactosamide-alpha-2,3-sialyltransferase 1-like translates to MIIFRIRKVCRVIVLLCITTIVVFYTGQLSSNSLVDLVKNAFRPLDRILSPRYCACLKCMTQPDDDLWFQKRFNTSLKPFLTRKYRTLSSDTRMWWQKLQKDRNKANFSEVVEKLFQVIPDADLYMDAGPERCRTCAVVGNSGNLKGSHYGALIDSSDVIIRMNKARTSGYERDVGSRTTHHIIYPESAIDLDNTTSLVFFPFKTLDLQWLPGAITTGSHITFSYLRLRPKIKANKDLVLVLNPVFMKYVHEVWLDYYGKYPSTGFMALILALHICDEVNVYGFGKDRNGNWHHYWETLTNKKLKTGPHPGDYEYNVTRKLSEIHKLEIYKGW, encoded by the exons ATGATTATCTTCAGGATTAGAAAAGTCTGTCGTGTCATCGTTCTACTCTGCATCACTACTATCGTTGTGTTTTATACTGGACAGCTATCCTCCAACTCGCTTGTGGATTTAGTTAAAAATGCTTTTCGGCCTCTGGACAGGATCCTCTCTCCAAGATATTGCGCATGTCTCAAATGTATGACACAGCCAGACGACGACCTCTGGTTTCAGAAGCGTTTCAACACATCTTTGAAACCATTTCTGACCAGAAAGTACAGGACACTCTCCAGCGATACAAGAATGTGGTGGCAg AAATTGCAGAAAGACCGTAACAAAGCCAACTTTAGCGAGGTGGTGGAGAAGTTGTTCCAGGTCATCCCTGATGCTGATCTTTACATGGACGCGGGCCCTGAGCGCTGTAGGACCTGTGCTGTGGTGGGGAACTCTGGGAACCTCAAGGGCTCCCACTACGGAGCCCTGATCGActccagtgatgtcatcataag AATGAACAAGGCTCGTACCTCTGGCTATGAGCGGGATGTTGGCAGCCGCACCACACATCACATCATATACCCAGAGAGTGCCATAGATCTGGACAACACCACTAGTCTTGTGTTTTTCCCTTTCAAGACTCTGGACCTTCAGTGGCTACCTGGTGCCATTACCACTGGATCTCACATCACTTT CTCATATTTACGTCTTAGACCGAAGATAAAGGCCAACAAAGATTTG GTATTGGTTCTGAATCCTGTGTTCATGAAATATGTTCATGAAGTCTGGCTTGACTATTACGGCAAATACCCCTCCACCGGATTCATGGCTTTGATATTAGCCCTACACATTTGTGACGAG GTGAATGTGTATGGATTTGGGAAAGACAGAAATGGGAACTGGCACCACTACTGGGAAACACTAACCAATAAAAAGCTCAAGACTGGACCACACCCTGGAGACTATGAGTACAATGTCACTAGAAAGCTCTCGGAAATACACAAACTTGAGATATATAAGGGATGGTGA